The Ferviditalea candida genome includes the window CTGCACGAGCTGAAGCAAGGATCCATGGAGGCGTTTGATCTTTTTTATGAAAAATACGCATCGCTGGTTTATCATATCGCTTTGAAAATGACAAAGGAGCAAATGGAGGCGGAGGATATCTGCCATGACGTTTTTCTGGAGGTTTTTCGCAAAATTGACGAATTCGACCCTTCCCGCGGCAGCGTGGAATCGTGGCTGGCGGTCAAGACGAGGAGCCGGACCTTGGATTGGCTTCGAAAAAAAAGAAGGATGGTTTGCGAGCAATTGGAAACCTCGCGGATCGGGCAGCCGGACGGGACGGCTGATCCGATCGGGGAATCTGTGCTACGGCACATGGAGAAAGAGCAGTTGAGAGCGGCGCTGGAGCGGATTCCGTCCTCTCAGCGAACAGCATTGTACGGCAAGTATTTTGAGTCGAAAACGCAGAAAGAATTGTCGGAGAAACTGAATTATCCGCTCGGCACGGTTAAATCCTTGATTCGCTACGGGATAAACAATTTGCGAAAACAATTTAACCAGTTGGGTTGGCTGGAGCCCACCGTGGGGTTCAAAGAGCATGATTAGCCGTTGCGGATGGAGAGAAGAAGAAGTGGTCGATCTGATGCTGGGGCGGCTCCCGGCGGACCGCATAAGTCCGCTTCAGTGGCATATTTCGCAGTGCGGACGGTGCGGGGAGCTGTACCGGGAATGGGAGCGGCTGATATTGGCGGACGGTTCTTTTCCGTTTCCTTCCGCTGCAGTGAAATACAAGCTGCAAAATCGGTTTTTGCGCAGATACAGCCTGTCCGGAATTCGGTTTGTTCCAGGTTGGTTGTACTGGCGCAGATTTCCGCCCGGACAGGGATTTGCATGGTTACGCGACCGATCGGGAGCGGGATTTGCTTTGTCCGGAACATTTGCCGCTTTCCTGCTCGTGCTCGGTTTATTGTCCTTGAGGGGTCATCCTCCTGCACCGGCTTTGGTTGCGATCGGGGGGGATTCCGGATACAACGGAATGAACGGAGCCGTCACTTTGCGGGATCAAATGGCCGGATCTTTTCCCGGACAAGGCCGAACGGCCGCTTTCTTTCCCGCACGAAGCGGAACGGCGGAATCTGTTCCGGGCGTGCTTGCTGCAAGGGATGAAACAGCGGGATTCGTCCCGGGCATGCTTGTTGTAAGGCACGGAAATGCCGGTTCCCAGCCGGACATTCTTCACGCGCCGGATGAAATCGGCAAGCATTTGCATGTGGTTCTGAATCCGCGAACCGTACAGTACCCGATCATTCGGCCGGAGAATCCGGAGGTCAGGGGATACATATGGGTCAATCAGGTTACCGATGAAGTGCTGATCATGGTGGAAGGACTTCGGCCCGACGATAGCAAGGACTATCAGGCCTGGTTTATCACCGCTCATCATCCGTTGAGCGGAGGGATCATGCGTTGGCAAGGCAGCCGTGCGCATCTGTATGCGCATGGTGTGCGAATCCGGCTGGCGGATCATTTGGCGGTCAGTCAGGAACCGAAGGGCGGCAGTACGAAGCCGACCGGTCCCGAGACGTTTCTCGTGCTTCTGAAGAACGACGGAAAATAGCGGGAGCCCCGGCAGCTCCATCGGGAAAAAAGCCTGCAATTTTGCAGGAAAAACAAATGGAGGATGCGCTCGGACATAAAAAGATATACAATCGCAGGTATTCTCTTCCCAATCGGTCAATTGCTCAAGCATCTCAAACGGATAACTATCAGTGATGGGGTTTCATGACAAACTCACCGGGAGAGTATCACAGTACGAAGAAGATACAACCGAGCTCCAAAATTTTTTAAAAGGTTAAAAAAACAGAATCCCGAAAGCTCGCTACAGAGGCTTCCGGGGCTGGCAGATCACATTTGCGCTTGCTTTAACAGACCGATTTAAGGGTTGCGGTCCAGCAATCCCTTAGCCCCGACGCACGAAACCCCAAGCCCAAGCCTCTCAGTCTCGCGGCCCCTTCGGGGCTTATGGCGTCCGCAAGCCAGGCAGACCCGACAGCACCGCGGTATGGAGCCGCCGGACCGGACTTAACCCGCTGCGCTGGTGTGCACCTAACCCGCTTTACTGCATCATGCGATCCGGCAAATACAGCGAGATTTGCGGGAAGATGACGAACAGCGCCAGCACGATGATGAACAGGATGATGAATGGAAATACGCCTCGCACGACCGCCCCCAGCTTTTCCTTGGCGATGCCGCTGACCACGAACAGATTCAGCCCTACGGGCGGCGTGATCATGGCCAACTCCATGTTGACCGTCATGACGATGGCAAAATGAATCAGATCAATGCCGAGATGCTTCAGGATCGGCAGCAGGATCGGCAGCGTGATCAGAATGATCGAAACGGCTTCGAGGAATGTTCCCATCACGAAAAACAGCAAATTGACGATGATGAAAAATACCCATTTGTTCATGTCGCTTTCGGCGATCCATGCTCCGACCGCTTGCGGAACCTGGGCGTTGGTCAGGTACAGGCCGAACAGGCTGGCTGCGCCGATGATCAGAAAAATCATGGAGGTGATGTTGATCGACTCCACCAGGATGGGGCGGATATCCTTCCATTTCAGCTCCCGATAAACGAAGACGGATATGATCAGCGCATAAACGACCGCGATAACAGCCGATTCCGTAGGCGTTGCCGCGCCGGTATAGATGCTGCCAAGGATAAGAATCGGCAGGAACGCTCCCCAAACCGCCTTCAACGAGGCCTTCATCCGTACGCCCATGGACGATTTTTGATCGCGCCCGTAACCGTATTTGCGCGCATAATAGATGGCTGAGCCCACCAGAACGCTCCCCAGCATCAGGCCGGGCAGGATGCCGGCCATGAACAGCTTGCCGATCGACACCTCAGAGGTGATTCCGTAGATGATGAGAGGAATGCTGGGGGGAATCAGGATGCCAAGCGTACCGGACGCGGCCACCAGACCCATGGCGTACTTCTTGTCGTAGCCTGCGCTGACCATGGCCGGGATCATGATCGAGCCGATCGCCGCCGCAGTGGCCGGGCTGGAGCCTGATATGGCGGCAAACAGCATGGACGACAAAATTGTCACGATCGACAAACCGCCGGGAATGTGCCCGATCCATTTGCGGAGCGCTTCGATCAGATATTTTGAAATGCCGCCTCTCGCCAGCATGACTCCTGCCAGCACGAAGCCGGGAATGGCCATGAGCGGGAAAGAATCCAGAGCGGTGAAAATCCGCTGCGGCACCATATTCATATTAAAGTTCGTCTGGAACAGCACGACGACTGTCGAAAGAGCAAGGGCAATGGCGATGGGCACCCGCAAAATCATCAAAACGAGAAAAATGCTAAAAAGCAGAACGGTCAGCATGAACATCCCCCTTGCCCTTCACATGATGCACGAACCGTTCGATGAAGCGAAGCAAAAAAAGAATTCCCGAAATGGGAAGGATCAAGTACACGATCCACATCGGAATGCCGACATCCATTGATACCATGCCGGAGGTATACCTTTTGGCGACGAGCAGATAACCGTAATAGGCATAAAATACGCTGAACAAGATGCCGACAAAATTGGCGAACAGATCGACCCAGCGTTTGGCTGAAGCGGGAAGCTTGTCGTACAGCATATCGATTTGGATGTGATGGTCGTTTCTCAGCGCAACTGAAATTCCCAGCAGCGCTCCCCAGATGACCAGATAGCTGGATACTTCCTCGACCCATGCTTTGGGGGAATTGAACACATACCGCATCAGCACGCCGTAAAAGATCAGGGCGATACCTGCGGAGAAGAATGTGCCTGCTGAAATGTCCTCGAGCAATGCCCAGGCTTTTTTCCATGCTTTCATTCCGAACCCTCCTTTAGAAAAAATGGGCACTATGAGTATAGTGCCCAGTCGGTCGGCAAAACATATGAACCGGATCGATCATCGATCGGATTAAAGCAAGCTCAGACCGCGTTTACTTCAAGTTTTTGATGGCGTCGATCAATTCAGGCGTAATAACATTGCTGAATTCGCTGTAAACCGGCTCCATCAATTTTTCGAATTGGGCTTTGTCCGCATCGCTCAGCTCATAAATTTCCAATTTTCCGGCTTGCTTTAGTTTGTCGTAGCTGGTCTGGTTTTCCGCGGCAGCCATTTGCAGTTCATAGTCGGTTGCTTCCTTCAACGCTTCTTCCACTTTTGCGCGAATGTCGGCAGGCATGCTTTCCCAGAACGGTTTGTTCACGAAAATGGCATAGTCGAGACGTCCATGGTTGCTGACGGTCATGTATTTTTGCACTTCCTGATACTTTTGCGTGTCAATGTTGTTGAAGGTGTTCTCCGTGCCGTCTACCGTGCCTTGCTGAAGAGCGGCATAAGTCTCACCGAAGGGAATGGTGGCGGAACCGGCCCCCAGAGATTTGAACTGGGATTCCAGCACCTTGCCGGCTTGCACCCTGAATTTCAAGCCTTTGAAATCCTCGGGCGTTTTCAGCGGATGCTTGCTGTTGACAAATTGCTTGAAGCCGTTTTCCCAGAACGCCAATCCCAAAATATCGTTGTCCTGCAGGGCTTGTCCGTTCAACAGGCTTTTTGCGGCGTCGCTGTCAAAGAATTTTTTCGCATGCTCCTCGTCCTTGAACAGGAACGGCATATCTACATACTGCCAGCGTGGGTCAAGCTTAACCATCTTGGTTACCGACGGAGCGATCATTTGCACGTTTCCGGCAACAAGCGCATCCAGCTCATCCTTGTCCCCATACAGCTGGGACGACGGGTAAACCTCGACCTTCACCTTATTGTCGGTTTTCTGCGCAACCAGTTCGGCGAATTTGTCGGCAGCCTTGCCTTTGACGCTGTCAGGCGCGACTACGTGGGAAAATTTGATGACGATTTGCTCTTTCTTTTGGTCTCCTTGTCCGGCTGCCTGATCACCGGCTTGCGGCCCTGCTTGTTTGTCTGTTGCGCCTCCGCAAGCGGCAAGGGACAGCGCCATGACGCCGGCCAAAACCACTGAAGCCAGTTTCTTTTTCATAATTTTTAACTCCCCTTTTTCATGTTGTTGATGCAGCGATGAAAACGTTTTACGCTGGTACTTAGTTTAGAGCCGATAGGGTGACTGTACAAGAATTTGGTCATATTTATCTTTTTGTTTATTTTGGTCTTTCCATTGTTTGCATATGCACGCAAAAAGGGCAGCCCCTGCTATGGGGCAGCCCTTTCAACGGCGCGCTCAATCCGCCGATTCGATATATTTTTTGCGCAGAGACTGGATCCGGCTCGTGAGCGGCTCTCCGATGATCGGCGCAAATTGCCGGTAAACCGGCTCCAATGCTTTAATCCACTGCTCCCGTTCGGCGGCGTCGAGCTCGTCGATCTTGATATCCGAGCTGTGCCGGATCAGCTCAAGCTGCTCCTGGTTCATTTTGACAGCTTGGTCGTTCATCCAGGCGGTCGTTTCCTCCATCGCTTGGCGGATGATGCGCTGCGCTTGCTTCGGCAAGCCTTCCCAGAACGGTTTGTTGATAATGACGACGTAGCCGAGATACCCATGATTGCTGAGCGTCATATAGTTTTGCGTTTGGTACAGCCGCTTGGTGTAAATGTTAGAGATTGTGTTCTCCTGACCGTCTACCGTGCCCGTCAGCAGGCTGCGGTAGACCTCGTTGAAGGCCAAAGGGGTTGAACGGGCCCCCAACAAGCGGAATTGGGCGGCAATCACTTCACTGGGCATGATTCGAAAATTAAGCTGCTTGAAATCCTCCGGAGAAATCAGCGGATTGCGGTTGTTGGTCATCTGTTTGAAGCCGTTGCTCCAGAAAGCCAGGCCTTTCATGTTCCGGCTCTCCAGCGTGCGGAACAATTCGGCCCCGATTTCCCCGTTGAACGCTTCCTCCACGGCCTTCTGATTGGGAAAGGCGTACGGCAGATCCATCGCCAGCCATTGCGGGATGAGTAAAGACAAGTTCGAGAAGGCGGGTGCGATCATCTGAATATCGCCGTTCCGCAGCGCGTCGATACCCTGGCTTTCCGAGTACAGCATGCCGTTGGGAAAAACCTGGACTTCGATTTGCCCGCCGGATTTTTCCTTGACGATCGAAGCGAATTTGAGCGCGGCCAGCCCTTTGGGCGTATTTTCCGCAACCACGTGGCTGAATTTAATAATGATCTGTTGGTTGAGTCCTTCCTGTTCGGCATCGTACGGAATATTTTCGGCGAACAGGTTTTCCCTGAAACCGACGAGAACGGCCGTAATTAAACCGATGATGACAAACAGGGAGATGGTCAGAAATGATTTCATGTCTAGGCTCCTGTCGAAATCGATAGACGGCGGGGAGATTGCAAATTCAGATTTTCGCCGTTTATCTGTATAATGTTTCTGAACAAACCCTATCTTATCAAAACCGGCTTAACGGGGAAAGTGGACACCATGAACTTGAAAAAATTGAAAATCCAAGGGAAAATCACGCTGCTGTCGTTCGGCATCGTCCTGTTTTCGTTGGTGATGGGCGGCATCATTCTGATGGGCAATATGAATCGGCTGCATGAAAATGAGCTCGGACAGCGGCTCATGATCACGGCACGTACGCTTGCCGAGCTGCCTGAAGTGCGGGACAGCCTGGAAAAACCGGATCCGCGACAAAGGAAGGCGATCAACGATATCGCGGACAAGCTGCGGGTGATCAACGAGGTTTCTTATCTCGTCGTTATGGATATGAACCGGATTCGGCTCTCGCATCCGATCAGGCAAAGGATCGGTCAAACGTTGGAAGGCAAGGATGCCGATCCGGCGTTTGCGGAGCACACGTATCTTTCCAAGGTCAAAGGGGAGATGGGCCCGGCGCTTCGCGCCTATGTGCCGATTATGAACGAGAAGAATATTCAGGTGGGCGTAGTCATGGCTGGAGGGGTTCTTCCCGGTATCGGCACGGTCATCCGGGAGATGTGGGGATACGCTTTTATCGCGCTGCTGCTGCTGTTTTTCGGCGTATGGGGTTCATGGCTTCTGGCCAGGCACATCAAACGGCAGATGTTCGAGCTGGAGCCTCAGGAAATCGCCAGAATCCTCGTGGAGCGAACCGCTGCTTTCCATGCCATTCAGGAAGGTGTGGTGGCGATCGACAAAGAGGAGAGGATTACCATCTTGAATGATAAGGCCAGACAAATTTTTGGCATCCAAGAGAACGTAACGGGACGGAGAATCGGCGATGTGATTCCCGATACCCGCCTGCCGGAGGTCCTCGAGAAGAATGGGCCTTTATTGAACCAGGAGCTGGTTGTAGGCAATATGCTGTTGTTGTCCAGCCGTATCCCGATTAAAGTGAATCAGGAAACGGTCGGCGCCGTGGCGATTTTCCGCGACCGTACGGAAGCGGCGCGGATGGCGGAAGAATTGACGGGAGTCAAAGCGTTTGTGGATGCGCTTCGCGTCCAGAACCACGAGCATCTGAACAAGCTGCACACGATCGCCGGCCTGCTCCAGCTGGATCAGACGGAAAAAGCTTTGGATTATTTGCTTCAGGTCACGGAGCAGCAGCGGGAGCTGACGGGATTTCTGACGGACCACATCCGCAATGAAAGCCTTTCCGGCCTGTTGTTGAGTAAAGTGGCCCGCGGGAAGGAGCTCGGGATTCGGGTGGTGATCGATAAAAGGAGCCATCTGGAACGCTTCCCGGAGCGGCTGGATCACCACGATTTCGTAATCGTTTTGGGCAATCTGATCGAGAATGCGTTTGACGCGCTTCAGGCCGTTCAAGACCGCAACGGCAAGGAAGTGCTGGTGAGCATCGAGCAGGATGAGGAAATACTGTCCATTCTTGTGGAGGATAACGGGTGCGGCATGGATGAAGAAACGCAGCGCCGGATTTTCGACAAAGGCTTCTCCACGAAACAGAAGGATACCCGCGGCATCGGCCTGTACCTGGTCGGCAAAGTGATCGAGAAGGGCAGGGGCCGGTTCGAATGTGATTCCAAGCCGGGAGAAGGGACAAGCATCGTTCTGACGTTTCCGATGAAGGGAGGGGGATGGGATGGCAAGCAGCCGCATTCGGGTGGTCCTGGTAGAGGATGATCCGATGGTCCAGGAAGTGAACCGCATGTTTATCGAACGGGTGGACGGCTATGAAATCGTCGGAACGGCCTCCGACGGTGTGGAGGGCATGCAGTTAATTCGCCGGCTTCAGCCGGATCTGGTTTTTCTGGATATTTACATGCCGGTTCAGGACGGGTTGGAAACCCTCAACCAGATTCGCCGTGAACAGCTGAATACCGATGTGATCATGATTACTGCGGCCAAAGATGTATCCACCGTGCAAGGATTGCTGCGCCTGGGCGTGTTCGATTACATCATCAAGCCGTTCAAATTCGAGCGGGTCAAGCAATCGTTGGAAAACTACCGGGCGTTTCAATTCGGGATGGAAAAAGAGCAGCAAATTTCGCAGGATCGCCTGGATCACATTCTGCACAAGAGCGGGCCTGCGGCCTTGGAAGAAAGGAAGCCCGATACAGCTGAGCTGCCCAAGGGACTGAACGCTCTGACCTTAAAGCAGGTGCTCGGATTGATGGGGGAACGCCAGAAGCCCTTGTCCGCGGAAGAAGTTGCCGACGGGATCGGCGTGGCCCGGGTGACCGCCCGTCGTTACCTGGATTATCTTGAGAAAACGGGCAAGGTTTCGCTGGATATTCAGTACGGGGGCGTCGGGAGACCGGTTAACCGTTACAGGCTTGAATGATCAGGAATCGTAACGGCGCAAATACCGGGAAAGCGAGAAGGTGACGGCAAGAATCGGCAGCGAGCCGGCGACGACGCCGGGCCAGTGCCAATGTATCCAGAACGGGCTAAAAAAAAGTCATGCAAATTTGAATAAATTTTGAAATCGGGGGAAAGATGTGAAACAAATCACTGACTCACAGCGTATAAAAAAGTAAAATAAAAAATAACATTGAGAATGCTTTTCTTGAATATATTGTAAATTTAGGGACTGACATTCCATATGTGCGGATGAGATTCCATAGGCGGTCTTATAAACCATGTGAGAAAGGGGGAATGAATGATGATCTTGTACCAGTTGGTCAAATGGATGGAAGAACGCGCGAATATCGGCAGATCTTTGAAGGAAGCCAAAGGAAAAGGGGACGAGAAACAGCTTCTCCACAAAAAACGGCTGGTTGAAGCCAAAATGATCGAGACAAGCCGCTGGTTGGAACCGCGGGAAGTGCACAGAGAAATTGATAACTTGCTTCCGCTGGAAGCGTTGCCACTGGAACACGATATCCGTCACGATATCCTGAATCCTTGAACGAAACCCGCCATAGGCGGGTTATTTTGTGTTCGGCCCTGTTTATATGTAAAATGGACGTGGAGCGATCCTGCCGGTTTCCGGCGTTGTCTCTGAGTGTTACGATACTGAAAATAATGGGCTCCCGTGACTTTTTGGCGCGGCTCTGAAAATTGAGGTTGTTGATGGATGAAGGTTGTTGTCGCTGCGTTAAACGCGAAATACATTCATTCCGCTCTGGCGCTGCGTTATTTGAAAGCCTACAGCGGACGCGAGTTTGACATCGATATCGCGGAATATACGATTAAGGACCCGGTGATGAGCGTTGTCGCCGACCTGTATCGCCGCAAGCCGGATGTGCTGGGCTTTTCCTGCTACATCTGGAACATCGAAGAAACCATTCCGATCATCCGCATGCTCAAAAAAATCATGCCGGATCTGACGGTAGTGCTGGGCGGACCGGAAGTGTCCTACGATACGGAGGAGTGGATGCGCCGTATTCCCGAGGCGGATTTTATCGTGTCGGGAGAAGGGGAGGGGACGTTTGACCATCTCCTTCGGGAAATCCGCGGCAGTCGGAGGTTTCACATGGTGTTCGGAGCGGCCTATCGCAAAAACGGAGAGATTGTGATCAATCCGCCGAGGCCCAAGCTCGACCTGCCGGACATTCCTTCTCCGCACCGCTTCCCGGAGGATGTCCGGGAGCTGCCGAATCGGGTCGTTTACTTTGAAACGAGCCGGGGCTGTCCGTTCAGCTGCCAATTTTGCTTATCCAGCATTGAGGTGGGCGTCCGGTATTTTGACATCGAGCGGACGAAAGCCGATTTGCTTTATTTGATCGAGTCGGGCGCCAAGCTGATTAAATTTGTCGACCGTACGTTCAATATCAAGCGGGATTACGCCATGGAAATCTTCGATTTCCTGATTCAAAATCACCGCGGCTGCGTGTTTCAATTTGAGATTACCGCTGACATCATGCGGCCGGAGGTGCTTGATTTCTTGGCGGGGCGCGCGCCGGAAGGCATTTTCCGCTTTGAAATCGGAGTTCAGTCCACGAACGAGCTGACCAACGATCTGATCCGCAGGCGGCAAAATTTCGCCAAGCTGTCCCGCACGGTGACGAAAATCAAGGAGAGCGGCAAGATCGCACAGCATCTGGACCTGATCGCAGGGCTGCCGGAGGAGGATTATATGTCCTTCCGCAGGACGTTCAATGATGTGTTTGCTTTGCGTCCGGAGGAGCTGCAGCTCGGATTTCTGAAGATGCTTCGGGGGACGGGGCTGCGCAATGATGCGGAGCGATACGGATATATTTATATGGACCACTCGCCGTACGAGATTTTGGGCAACCATGTGCTGCCGTTTTCCGATGTGATGCGGATCAAGCGGGTGGAGGATATCCTGGAAAAATATTGGAATGCGCACCGGATGGATCATACGCTGAACTTTCTGATTGGGCATGAGTTCACATCGGCCTTTGATTTTTTTCAGGAGTTTGGGGACTATTGGGAAGAACGGGGCTGGCAAAAAATCGGCCATCAGCTGGAGGATTTGTTCGTGAGGCTTCACGCTTTCCTCAAGGATCGCGGAATCGGAAATTTAGATATGGCCGAAGGGTTGATGAAGCTGGACTATTTTATGCAGCATAAGTATAAGCCGCGGAAAATTTGGTGGGACTTCTCGATGGACAAACAGGAGCTCATCGCATTCATGCGGCGGATGGCCGAGCACCCTGAGGAGGTGTTCGACCCGCGCTTGTCCAAGCCCGCCGCTGCGGAGCCCGGTTCACGATTGCCGGAGCCTTCCGGCAAGCAGTCCGGCGGGTTCGCGGAACTGGGCTTGACTGAAAAAGAGCTGCACAAGCATGCGGTCATGGAACGGCTGCCGTTTAACCTGGAGAGCCTGCTTCAGGAAGGCGCGATGGATCGGAATACGGAAACGCTGCTGCTGATCTTTTATCCCCCGGATGCATCGTCCAAGGCGCGTCCTTTTACAATGGCATTGGATAAAACTCTGAAATGACCGGAAGCCCTTTTTATCTTTTTTCGATCGCAATCAGAAACGGAGGATCGTTCTTCTGGTTCAGGAAACCGTAGCGCAGCACTTGATAGGAGGCTTGGGAAAGGCGCGCTGCCCAATCCAGTACGGCCTCCGTTTCGCGTTTGCCGCCTTCGTGTCCGGAGTAGAGCACAATCGTAAGAATGCCTCCGTTTTTCAGCAATTGAAGGGCGGCCTGCAAAGCGGGAAGCGTCGATTCGGGGCGGGTGATGATCCCGTGGTTGTGTCCCGGGAGGTACCCCAGATTAAACATCACCGCGGCTATGCGGCCAAACAGGCCGTGAGGCAAAGTGTCGAGCATGAACTCATGGTTCTGCAGGTATAGATGAATGCGTTCCTCCCGATAAACGCCGGCTTGCTCCAGCTTTGCGCGGGTCTGCTCCAGCGCTTGCGGCTGAATGTCGAAACCGTACACGGTTCCCTCTGATCCAACCTGCTCTGTCAAAAACAGCATGTCGTTGCCGTTGCCCATCGTGGCGTCAATGACGGCATCGCCGGAAGCTGTCCGCTCTTTCACGAGGTGGTGCGCAAAGCTCAATATCGATAAAAACCCCATTGCAGCCTCCCAGTCAGTTCGCGGATTCCGCGAAAAACTTCCCCTGCCATGTATCGCGGTGCTTCAGCTCGTCATCGATGGCATTGAGGACTTCCCATTTTTTCAGGCTCCAGGTCGGTCCGATCAATAGGTCTCTCGGCGCATCGCCGGTCAGGCGATGAACGATCATCTCCGGCGGAAGCATCTCCAGCGTGTCCGCGACGAGCTTGACATATTCATCCTTTTCCAAAAATCGCAGCAATCCCGCTTCATACTGCTTGACCATCGGGGTCTTGCGCATCAGGTGCAGCAGGTGGACCTTGATCCCCTGAACGTCCATGCGGGCTACGGACCTCGCGGTTTCCAGCATCATGGCGTGCGTTTCCAGAGGAAGCCCGTAGATGATATGGGCGCAGATGCGAATGTTGCGCTTCCGAAGCTTTTCGACCGCCTCCAGATAGCACTGTGTATCGTGAGCCCGGTTGATCAGCTCGGAGGTCGATTCATGGACGGTTTGCAGTCCCATTTCGACCCATAGATACGTTCTTTCATTCAACTCGGCGAGATATTCAACGACCTCATCGGGCAGACAATCCGGCCGGGTGGCGATGGAGAGGCCGACGACGCCCGGCTGCTCCAGAATGACTTCGTAGAGATCCCGCAGCTCCTCCACCGGAGCATAGGTGTTGGTATACGCCTGAAAATACCCGATATATTTGGCGTTCGGCCATTTGAGGTGCTGGCGGTCGCGGATTTGATTGAACTGGGTGACCAGATCGTTTCTGCGGCTTCCGGCGAAATCTCCCGACCCGCGCGCGCTGCAGAAGGTGCAGCCCCCGACGGCGATCGTTCCGTCCCGGTTCGGGCATGTAAAACCGGCATCGAGCATGACCTTGAACACCTTCTCGCCAAATTGCTCCCGCATTTCGTAATTCCATGTATGAAACCGTTTGTCGCCCCACATCCGGGGCTTTGACGGAACGGATGCTTTCATTTCCGATTCTCCTTGCCTGAAGCTTTATTGAAAATCTCCAGCATCGAATATGGCTGTCAAGTAATTATTGTAGCGGAAAATGCAGCGGAATGCGAACGCAGGTCGGGTGATGCATCAATACGGAGCTGCAGCTTGAACAAGTTTCGGGCACCGAAAGTGATACGGATGGAACATGCGTATCAGCGGCAAACGGTATATAATGTTACAATAGCTTCATTCTTAACCTTGGGAGGCA containing:
- a CDS encoding TRAP transporter large permease, whose product is MLTVLLFSIFLVLMILRVPIAIALALSTVVVLFQTNFNMNMVPQRIFTALDSFPLMAIPGFVLAGVMLARGGISKYLIEALRKWIGHIPGGLSIVTILSSMLFAAISGSSPATAAAIGSIMIPAMVSAGYDKKYAMGLVAASGTLGILIPPSIPLIIYGITSEVSIGKLFMAGILPGLMLGSVLVGSAIYYARKYGYGRDQKSSMGVRMKASLKAVWGAFLPILILGSIYTGAATPTESAVIAVVYALIISVFVYRELKWKDIRPILVESINITSMIFLIIGAASLFGLYLTNAQVPQAVGAWIAESDMNKWVFFIIVNLLFFVMGTFLEAVSIILITLPILLPILKHLGIDLIHFAIVMTVNMELAMITPPVGLNLFVVSGIAKEKLGAVVRGVFPFIILFIIVLALFVIFPQISLYLPDRMMQ
- a CDS encoding TRAP transporter substrate-binding protein, yielding MKKKLASVVLAGVMALSLAACGGATDKQAGPQAGDQAAGQGDQKKEQIVIKFSHVVAPDSVKGKAADKFAELVAQKTDNKVKVEVYPSSQLYGDKDELDALVAGNVQMIAPSVTKMVKLDPRWQYVDMPFLFKDEEHAKKFFDSDAAKSLLNGQALQDNDILGLAFWENGFKQFVNSKHPLKTPEDFKGLKFRVQAGKVLESQFKSLGAGSATIPFGETYAALQQGTVDGTENTFNNIDTQKYQEVQKYMTVSNHGRLDYAIFVNKPFWESMPADIRAKVEEALKEATDYELQMAAAENQTSYDKLKQAGKLEIYELSDADKAQFEKLMEPVYSEFSNVITPELIDAIKNLK
- a CDS encoding RNA polymerase sigma factor, which translates into the protein MTGQQITVELPGDTERAAGLLHELKQGSMEAFDLFYEKYASLVYHIALKMTKEQMEAEDICHDVFLEVFRKIDEFDPSRGSVESWLAVKTRSRTLDWLRKKRRMVCEQLETSRIGQPDGTADPIGESVLRHMEKEQLRAALERIPSSQRTALYGKYFESKTQKELSEKLNYPLGTVKSLIRYGINNLRKQFNQLGWLEPTVGFKEHD
- a CDS encoding anti-sigma factor — encoded protein: MISRCGWREEEVVDLMLGRLPADRISPLQWHISQCGRCGELYREWERLILADGSFPFPSAAVKYKLQNRFLRRYSLSGIRFVPGWLYWRRFPPGQGFAWLRDRSGAGFALSGTFAAFLLVLGLLSLRGHPPAPALVAIGGDSGYNGMNGAVTLRDQMAGSFPGQGRTAAFFPARSGTAESVPGVLAARDETAGFVPGMLVVRHGNAGSQPDILHAPDEIGKHLHVVLNPRTVQYPIIRPENPEVRGYIWVNQVTDEVLIMVEGLRPDDSKDYQAWFITAHHPLSGGIMRWQGSRAHLYAHGVRIRLADHLAVSQEPKGGSTKPTGPETFLVLLKNDGK
- a CDS encoding ATP-binding protein, with product MNLKKLKIQGKITLLSFGIVLFSLVMGGIILMGNMNRLHENELGQRLMITARTLAELPEVRDSLEKPDPRQRKAINDIADKLRVINEVSYLVVMDMNRIRLSHPIRQRIGQTLEGKDADPAFAEHTYLSKVKGEMGPALRAYVPIMNEKNIQVGVVMAGGVLPGIGTVIREMWGYAFIALLLLFFGVWGSWLLARHIKRQMFELEPQEIARILVERTAAFHAIQEGVVAIDKEERITILNDKARQIFGIQENVTGRRIGDVIPDTRLPEVLEKNGPLLNQELVVGNMLLLSSRIPIKVNQETVGAVAIFRDRTEAARMAEELTGVKAFVDALRVQNHEHLNKLHTIAGLLQLDQTEKALDYLLQVTEQQRELTGFLTDHIRNESLSGLLLSKVARGKELGIRVVIDKRSHLERFPERLDHHDFVIVLGNLIENAFDALQAVQDRNGKEVLVSIEQDEEILSILVEDNGCGMDEETQRRIFDKGFSTKQKDTRGIGLYLVGKVIEKGRGRFECDSKPGEGTSIVLTFPMKGGGWDGKQPHSGGPGRG
- a CDS encoding response regulator, encoding MASSRIRVVLVEDDPMVQEVNRMFIERVDGYEIVGTASDGVEGMQLIRRLQPDLVFLDIYMPVQDGLETLNQIRREQLNTDVIMITAAKDVSTVQGLLRLGVFDYIIKPFKFERVKQSLENYRAFQFGMEKEQQISQDRLDHILHKSGPAALEERKPDTAELPKGLNALTLKQVLGLMGERQKPLSAEEVADGIGVARVTARRYLDYLEKTGKVSLDIQYGGVGRPVNRYRLE
- a CDS encoding TRAP transporter small permease, which encodes MKAWKKAWALLEDISAGTFFSAGIALIFYGVLMRYVFNSPKAWVEEVSSYLVIWGALLGISVALRNDHHIQIDMLYDKLPASAKRWVDLFANFVGILFSVFYAYYGYLLVAKRYTSGMVSMDVGIPMWIVYLILPISGILFLLRFIERFVHHVKGKGDVHADRSAF
- a CDS encoding DctP family TRAP transporter solute-binding subunit; this encodes MKSFLTISLFVIIGLITAVLVGFRENLFAENIPYDAEQEGLNQQIIIKFSHVVAENTPKGLAALKFASIVKEKSGGQIEVQVFPNGMLYSESQGIDALRNGDIQMIAPAFSNLSLLIPQWLAMDLPYAFPNQKAVEEAFNGEIGAELFRTLESRNMKGLAFWSNGFKQMTNNRNPLISPEDFKQLNFRIMPSEVIAAQFRLLGARSTPLAFNEVYRSLLTGTVDGQENTISNIYTKRLYQTQNYMTLSNHGYLGYVVIINKPFWEGLPKQAQRIIRQAMEETTAWMNDQAVKMNQEQLELIRHSSDIKIDELDAAEREQWIKALEPVYRQFAPIIGEPLTSRIQSLRKKYIESAD